The sequence AGTAGGGCATCTATTGGGTTTTCGCCATGAGCCTTCGATTCTCTTAATGCCCTGCCTATTTCAATTGCTAATGAAATACTCCCTCTAATTGCGGCCTCCTTATATGGTTTACCGAAGGTTGGATATATAGCTATCCACGCAGAGCCTCCGAACTTAACCGTAATGACCCTAGCTATTTTCTCCGCCCAGAAATTATCTACAGTATCCAGTATCGCTGCATTGCCCCTCTCATCCGAAATAGCCATTGGAGACGCCTTAATTCCATATACATGATACGTCACCATCTGAAGTTCCGGAAAAGCCCTACCCATGCCGTCTGCATCAATGACTGGGAGGCTTCTTTCAGCTGCAATCACAAGCGGTATTGTGGAATTGATACCACCTGCCTCTATTGGCGATATAAAATCAACCTTCCTCTTAAAGTAATTCTCAAGAAGTTTCAAGGAGTAAAGCGCCTCCTTACCACTCGGTATTTTCTCTATGAGTACCACGGGCGTACCCATAGCCGCTACGGGCACTACGAAAGCCTCATCATCAACATCATCAACACCCACAACTCTTATTTTCCTGCCCTTTTCCAATTCCTGAAGAACCATCAATTTGCCAATGTATGGATCACCACCTCCACCGGTGCCTAGAATTGCGGCGCCTATTACTAAATCTTCGACGTCCTGCTTTGAAAGATAGAACTCTGTCATAATCTCAATAAACTATTGATTTTTCGTATTTTAAAACATTACCTAATTAGACGCAACTGGTGAACCCTTTAACAATAACTCCCTAATACTTCCATGGATTTTTACTATTGTGTTCCATTCATTTTCATCATAAAATCTAATATTGCCACTTGTAAACTCTTTAGCTATTTTTATAACGAATCTAGATCCTTCATCAAGACTTACTATATTTGCCACATCTGTAGCTGAGCCAGGAACAACTGTCTCTGTTATTGTGGCAATACCGACTACGGGCGCATGCGTATATAGCCATGGCTGTATAATACTATTTATATGATAAACAGGGGTTGAAAAGGGCAATACGTCTTGCAGGGTTATTGGTACAATTATTGGTAAGTGGCCGGTTATCCACATGTATATGTTTATCAGGTCCTCACTAACCTTAAGTATCCAGCCATCCTTAATTGTGGGCGTTATTGCAAAGCCCCTTCCCTTAACAACCAAGTTAGCCTTAGTAGCATCAATGCTCAATATACCATCCATTTGAGAATCAACTTCCCTCCTCAATAATTCAAGGATATCAACAGGGCTTGATATTAAAGGCGCTGGCTTATGAGAAGTAACTACGGCATTTGGGCATACATGAGTTGTTATAATAACGTCCCCCACTAGCTCATCGCCACGAGAAACCATATCAGCTAATTTATATGCAACGGCTAGGGCTATTATGGCGCCGTCAGCGTCAGATACCAAGCCCTTAATTAGTGGTCTTGCACCTACACCGCCGAGCCTACCAATAACGCCTAAGGTAGGCGCATTACCACCTTTAGACTTACCATTCGTGCCCGGTATTATGATTTTTATAAAGTCGGTACTGCCCTTATCGCCCTTAATTCGCTCAACATTGATAACCATATACTTATCAAGCCCTTTCTCCTTAAAGAACCCGTGAACCTTATCGCCATCGACCTTAGGATCATCCAATAAACCAATCACATCCAGTATATATTTAACCAACGACATTAATTACCAGGTATAACTGCGGTTTTAATCTTTACCTATTAATTCCCTTATTGTACGTGCTAATACTGTCCTCGGTAGCATTATGGGCCTGTTCGTAATTTTACGCACAATTTCCTTCATGCCTATCGTATAACCCAGCGAGTCAAGAATTATTAAGTCGACATCGAGAAGCTTATTCGCCACTTTCACAAAGTCATCCGTGGAACCCCTATACGCAGATACTGCTGTAACAATAACCTCATTAACAATTTTAGACCATCTATTTACCTCTAGGTTTATTTGGTCGGGGTCATGTACTATGATCCCAAGCCTATTAACATTACTTATCGATTTAATAACGTTCATTACTAGGTTTGATGGTTCAATAAGCAACCTCCTTGACCTAAGTTCTGGAAAATCACCAGTGCATAGTAACGCTATTAAGTCAACCTTATCCTCAATTTTATTAATGCATTGTTGCATGCGATCAACGATTAAATCCCTACTTAACTTAACCTGGGTACCGTTCCTTAACCTAGTAACTAAGACATAATCACCGGGTTTAGGAATGAATGATGCTATATCCTCTCTACTCAACCCATCAAGGGCACCACACTCAGTAATACCAACATCATAGCCAATGATGGGCTTAATCTCACTGGTAATATCATCCCTAGGAGACTCACCAATAGTAACAAAACCAACACTAACCATATAGTTCTATACCCATAATACCCTTTTAACCCTTATTATATATGTGGCAATAAACCTCCCTATTTTCAATAATCCTTCTCTGGGGATATACGGCTTTACATGCATCAGTTGCATATGGGCACCTTGGCCAGAACGGACAACCCTTTGGTGGGCTAATGGCGCTTGGTACCTCACCGATTATTGTCTTCGGCAATCCACGTGTACCCACCGTGGGTACTGAGGAAAGGAGGACCTGCGTATATGGATGCAATGGTTCATTAAATACATCATCAGCACTACCATACTCAACAACCTTCCCTAGGTACATGACCGCCACGTAATCAGCGATGAACTTGGCCACCCTCGCATCGTGAGTTATGAAAACGTAGGTCAGGTTTAACTCCCTCTGAAGTTTGACAAGTAGGTTAAGTATTTGTGCCTGTATTGATGCGTCTAATGCTGATGTAGGTTCATCAAGCACCACAAGCTCCGGCCTAGTGATTATTGCTCTCGCAATAGCGACCCTCTGTCTTTGACCGCCTGATAAATCGCTGGATCTTCGATTTAAAAACGATTTATCAAGACCAACGAGTTCCAATGCCTCATTCACTGCCTTCATTACTTCATTTTTTGATAAATGTAATTTAGTAAGTGGTTCAGAAACTATTTCCTTTACTGACATGAATGGGTCAATGGAGGACGACGGATCCTGAAACACCATTTGTAACTTTCCCCTGAGCTTACTATTAACATACGCCTTATTACCTACATACGGTACCTCCTCGCCATCAACGAGGATCCTACCTGAGTCAGGTCTTTCAAGACCAACTATCAATCTACCAAGCGTTGTCTTGCCTGAACCACTCTCGCCAAGCAATACCAGTGTCCTGCCCCTATCTAGTTTTAGTGATGCACCATTTACTGCATATATAAGCGGTACCCTTCTCCTCAATATGAAGTCCGCTATAGTCCTTCTGCGGGCTGGGTATGTTTTAACTACGCTGTCCACGATAAGGAACTCACTCATACATGAAGCACCTCACGAGCCTACCCTTAACCTCTTTCAATTCAGGTACCTCCTTCATACATGCCTCCTTAGTATATGGGCATCTTGGCCAGAATGGGCAACCCTTAGACTTAGTAGGTACATAAACACCCTTAATCTCGGGTAAATAGCCCTCATGCTTACGCTTACTTGGTATACTAGTCACGAGGCCCATCGTGTACGGGTGCAATGGTTCCTTTAACACATCAAGGGTATTACCAACCTCCATGAAGTAACCACCGTACATCACAGCCAGCCTATCACTTATGGTGCTTGCAAGCGCAATATCATGCGTTATGAATATTATTGATGTCCTAATATCATCAACCAATTTCTTTAACTCATGGAGAACCTGTATCTGCGTTATTACGTCTAATGCGGTTGTTGGCTCATCAGCTATTAAAATCCTTGGTTCGAGGATCAAGGCCATTGCAATCATCACTCTCTGTATCTGTCCACCAGATAGCTGATGAGGATACCTATAGAGAGTCACCTCTGGGTCTGGAATGTTAACCCTTTTTAAGTAATTGATCAATTCCCCATCATCCACATCATTTATACTCATCCTAATACCCTTCGTTCGTTTAACCCTAGTTATATAAGCCTCGGCCAATTGCTCGCGAATTCTTATTAATGGATTAAGGCTTGAAAACGGGTCTTGAAATACCATGAAAATACCAACCCCACGTAGATCCTCAAGGGCCTTTCTTAGACTTGCTGCATCAATATTGCTATTTAAAATCACTATTTTCTTAGCACCAACGTATGCATTTCGTGGAAGTAAACCCGCCAGAGCCAACGCAAGTGTGGATTTACCACTCCCAGACTCACCAACAATACCTAGTATCTCACCTTCATTCAACCCAAATGACAAATCTCTAACTGCAGGTATATCCCCGTCTGGCGTGTGGTACGTCACATAAAGACCCTCTACATCAAGTACTAGACCCATTTCTCCTCACCTCCAAGTAGATCCCTTAGTCCATCGCCGACCAGTGCTGACGCGGCAGCTATTATTAATATTACAAGTCCAGGCATTAATGAATACCACCACCATTTTGGGAAGTATTCAAGACCTAGCGCCACCATCGAACCCCACTCAGGATAAGGCGGTTGCTGACCCAGGCCTAAAAAGCTAAGCATTGAGTAGAACAATATCACATTGCCTAAATCCAGTGTTGCGTATGGTAATATGGTGTTTAATGCAGGTTTTATCATGTGCTTTCTTATTATATTTATTTTAGAGAGTCCTGATAACATGGCGGCATCTATATACTTCATGTTCTTGATCCTAATGGCCTCGGCCCTAAATAACCTCGCATACGATGGCCACCAAACAACTATCATTGCTATCATGGCATAAATATAACCGTGGCCAAAGGTAGCCTCAATAACCATTGCCAGAATCAACGCTGGAAACGCAAGGAAGAGATCTGTAAGCCACATGTTAAACTCCTCGGTTTTGCCACCGTAAAACCCAGCTATCAAGCCTATTATACTCCCGATTAGTACACCACCGCCAACCACTACCAGTGAAATTAACGCGTCCGAAGGCGCCGCATAAAGTACCCTGCTAAGTATATCCCTACCTAGGTCGTCGGTGCCCATTATATGGGCTAAACTTGGAGGCTGTAGGGAGTGGGATAGGTGTGGTTGAAATGGGTTATAAGGCAGTAATTTCCAACCTAAGGCTGGGTTACCTGTGAGTAGGCCAATTACCTGAAGCGCCCCCTCGATTATTGACCAGGCGTAAAATAATGCCAGTATGACCAGGCCAAATGCTGTATCAGGCTTCCTTAAAAGCCTGACTAAAGCATGGAGACCTTTATGACGCATAACGTATTCAGTTATCGAGTTCATATTAATCACCCAAGCTTGATTCTAGGATCAATAATTGCATAGAGAACATCGGCTACGAAGTTTGCCAAAACCACCGCTATACCTATTACTATGCTACATCCAATGACTGTTGGGTAGTCATAGTTATAAAGGGCCGTCGTGAGTAGCCAACCAAGTCCTTGGTAACTGAATATTGTTTCTATTATGACTGATCCTGATATCATCCAGCTAAAGACGAGGGCTAAAAGCGTCACTATGGGTATCATTGAGTTTTTAAGCGCATGAACGTAAACAACCCTCCTTTTCTCAACGCCTCTCATAATTGCGGCCCTTATGTAATCAGCCTGCAGTGATAAAAGCATTGAGGATCTTGTGATCCTAGTTATGATCCCAAATGATATCAAGGCCAGGGCAAAGGCAGGCAGTACTAAGTGTCGAAGACTTGACCAAAAGTACGGCCAATTACTTTCAATTAACGCATCAATTGTTGGAAAACCTGTTATGAATTTAGGCGCAGATAATGTGGGGTCCGCAATTAAGTTAGGTGGTAATACCCCCCAGTCATATGCTATGAATAACTGAAGAAGAAGAGCCGCAAGAAATGGTGGCATACACCAACTTATTAAGTATAGCACCTTCACTGTGTAGTCGCCCCACTCATCCTTATATTCAGCAGCAAAGGCGCCGGAGAAGATACCGATTAGGCCAGTGAGTATTAGGGCCACGAAGATTAATTGCAATGTCCTAGGTAAGTAAACTGCTATTAGTTCGCTTACGGGTTGCTTGAAGAATGGCGACACACCAAAGTTAAACGTGAGTGAAGATATTAAGTAGTAATATAATTGTACATAAAGCGGTTGATTTAAATGGTATTCCTGAACTATGGCTTGAATAACCGAGGGCGCCGCATGCGGACCCGCCCATACATGTGCAGGATTTGGCGCCAAGACATGGGATAAAAGAAAGGTTAGCACTATTATACCTAGTATTAGGATAAAAGCCCTTATTGCCCTGTTAATAATGTATGTCCAGATAGACATACCTGCTATGATAATATAGAAAATCTATATTTTAAAGGTTTTCTCACTAAAAATTAAATAATGACTTACTTTGATACACATACAGTTGCGTTGTAATACATTAATGGAAAGTAATAACCGAGAACCCCTGGGTTCCAATAAGTGCCATTTACGTAACAACTCTGCACCCAGTACTGCCTAATTGCATATAGCCACATATCCGGTGCCTGCTGATAAATTATATTATAAACCTCCGTTACATACTTAGTAATTAATGTGGTATTCGTTACACTTGGCAATATATTAGTTATGCTATTTACCTCAGTATTATTGAAACATGATACATCGCCCGCTATACCACTATACATGGCATTAGTCTGGACAACTAGGTCCTGGTAAATCGGGTCAGGCCAGCTTGGGTACCAATACCAAATAAGCATTTGTGGATATGTAGGTGCAGTGCATGACTGCGATATCAAGTACTCCTCCTGCTGCGTGGTTACTGGATTAAGCGTTAATTGCACGCCTATTTGGGACAGCATTACCTGGACCTCCTGGGCTATCTTCACCTGCGCCGGATCATCGGATGTATACGTTAATGTTAATGATAATGGTTGCCCATTCGGATTTATTACAGTACCGTTAAGCAGAACTAACTTAAATCCCAGGCTCTTTAGGATCTCTATTGATAGATTAGGGTCGTAATTATACGGCGGCAGATTACTGGGGTTGTAGAACGGCATTCCTGGACTAATTGGGCCTACGTATGGTAAGCCAACCCCTGGAGCCACAGTATCTATAATCTCAGTATAGTTAATGGCATGCACCAATGCCACCCTAACCGCGGTTACATTTAATGGATACTTCTGCGCATCCAGGGTTATCATTAAAATTAACCACGTTGGCGCACTTGGAGGCTCTACAACGACTTTTAAACATGGATTCTGCTCTAAAGTTGATAGGTATAAGGGTGGTAATGCTGGTAATGAGAGGGGCCCCATTAATTGGGCTTTTCCACTTTCCAACATTGACATCACTTGATTAGCTGAGCTTGTGTACTCAAGGATTACGGTCTTTATCTTAGGCGGTGTTAGCATAATATTCGTCTCATTAGGTGGCAATTCAGCAGCCCAGTAGTTTGGATTTGCCTGAAGTACCACCATTTGTCCAGGGACCCACTGAACCACTTGGTAAGGTCCTGTACCCATCGTGTGAGTATTCATGTACGTATTCTGCTGATTCGGTACAACACCGCCATTCTGATCAACAAAGACCGGATCAACGGCAGAGGCCGAGTACTCAGCTAAGTCCTGTAGGAAGAACATGTATGGTTGTAATAACTTAAATTCCACCGTGTATGGGTTCAGGACAACTATTGCTTGGTCAGGGTAACTCATTACCTTCTGTATTGTTTCATTATGTACATTGTAATTACTCAAAATATTAGCTAGGCCATAGGCGCATAGGGTCTTATTAATTATGAAGTTATTATTGCCTGTGGCAAATGCCAATGCGTGACAGGCGCCCCAGGGAATTGCGTAACCAGTTATTGATGCCTCAGTACCGTTGTATAGTATGTTTGTGTAGAAGCTTGAGTCAACCTGGTTCATCAATATTACCCTGTAAATGCTGAACCAGAATGTTGTCGCGTTAACCGGGTCACCATTTGCGAAGTACGCTCCATGCCTTATGTAGAATATGTACATGGTATAATTAGGCGCCACCCACCAGGAACTAGCTAACATAGGCATGAATTGCGTAACACTGGTGTTAGTGACATCGAAGGCAATAAGTCCCTGGTAAACATTGGTCATTATTTCATCCTCACCTGCGTAAAAGCCGGTGGCTGGATCCACTGAGTTAGGTGGTTCGTTTTCTATCGAGACTATGACACTTGTATTAGATGGTAGTGGGCACGTAACTGTAGTCGTAGGTGGCGGTGTCGTAACATTCGTTGTCGTTTTTATAGTGGTGGGTTTATGGCTTGCCGTCATTATATAGTAATAAGCACCTATGACTATTGCTACTATTATTATAAACACGACTGCTATGTATACTGTTTTGCTTATACCATGCATACGTAGTAACATATAAATCCGTCTCATTTTTAAGCATTAACTTTTCTTAAAATAATGCATCGAAATATCAATAGGTATGGATAAGGCTTAAAATGACTTCGTCAGGCTATTAATAGGTATGTATATATTAAATAATGAGGAAAACGTAAGAGACCTGGTAATAGGCGCGACGATTCTGGGCACTGGCGGTGGTGGAGACCCCAATGAGGGATTAAAACTGCTTATGAATGTACTTAATTCAGGTAAGTTAATTAGGATAATGGAATTAAATGAGACTCAGTATTCTACAGTTCTGGCCGTGCCGTATTACGTGGGTACTGTTGCTCCCATGGCATCCTTGAGAAAACCAAACAGGATCAAGGACCCGGTATACACAGCTTATATCGAGTACACGAAGGTCCTCAATGGTGATATAACAGGCTTTGTGGCGACAGAGATGGGTGGTGGAAATACGCCGGTCGCCATGTACATAGCATCCATGCTTGATAAGCCCGTGATTGATGGAGACATGATCGGCCGCGCAGCGCCGGAGCTGCTTCAAAGTACCGCTAACATTGTTGGTACATCTCTATCTCCAGCCGTAGTGGTGAGCGAGACTGGTAACATTGTAATCATTAAGGAGTATAGTGACCTGGATGATTATGAGGCAATAGCACGATACATATCGGTATTGGCCGGTAAGCATGCAGTCGTTATGGACACTCCAATGACTAAGCAACAAGCTGAAAAGGCCGTGGTTAGGGGCACCCTATCATTGGCGATGAAGCTGGGTAGGGCAGTACGTGAGACTATAGAGGGGGGATACGATACTGCATTAACAGTAGCTAAGGTATTGAATGGTTGGATCATTTTTCGAGGAATTATTGATAAGTATGACTGGAAGAATGAGGGCGGGTTCTTAATAGGTGATTTATTAATAAGGGGTGTTGGTAAATGGAGAGGTATGGCGTTTAGGTCCTGGATTAAGAACGAGCACATAATAGCGTTTGTTAATGATAAACCTGTGGTCATGCCACCGGACTTAATAATGGTTCTGGGGCATGAAGGCCCCATAACTAATGATAAAGTAAGGGTAGGTGATGAAGTGTCCGTTGTCACTACTGCTGCACCAGTAATATGGCGAAGTAGTAGGGGGCTTGATTTATTTGGACCACGTCACTTCGGATTTAACTATGACTATGTGCCGGTTGAGGAGTTGGTGAGGTCTTATGGGGTGATTGAACATGGATAATTTCGAATTATTCACAGCATCCTATAAGTTAGTTAAGGATGTCATGAAGGTGAGCAGCAACGAGGAGGTGGCGATAACTACCGATACGGGTAGCGATTTTCAAGTTGCATTATCAATAGCCCAGGCAGCCACCGCGTTAGGTGCAAAACCACTGGTGGTACTGCGTAATGAGGCGCCGACCGTGGGTAAGGCAATGGATAAGTACTTACCAATTAATACATTATCGGCGGTCTTATCGAACACGGATGTCTGGATTTCCCTAGATAAGTCATACCTAATATACTCAACACCCTATGAGAAGGCTATGAGCGTAGGTAAGGTTAGGTATATTGAACTCTCCGGTTTTAATATTGATATGATAGTTAGGTTAATAGGGAGGATCAACATACAACTCATCTACGAACTCCAGAGAAGACTAGCTAGGATAACAAGCGGGGTCAGGAGAATGAGAATAGTTACGGAATTAGGTACTGACATAGAGTTTGAGAATGACCCCAACAGGCCAGTTTTAGTGGAAGGTGAGGTCAATGGTCCTGGTGAGTACATGCTCTTTGGGCAGGTTGATTGGGCACCAATTGAGGAAAGTATTAACGGGGTTATAGTGGTTGACGGCACAGTATGGCCACCAATAGGGCTCCTGCACTCGCCAATTAAGCTAAAGATAAGGGATGGAAAGATAAGCGAGATAAGCGGTGGATCTGAGGCCAAGATCCTTGAGAAATGGTTGAGGAGTTTTAATGATGAGAAGATGTTTATGACAGCCCACGTAACATACGGATGCCACCCCAATGCTAAACTAAGCGGCAACATAGTCGAGGACGAAAGGGTCTGGGGCGCAGTTGTATGGGGCTTCGGCAGCCAATCAGAGACATTTAAGGGAAAACTTGGACTAGCGAGTTCCCACGTTGATGCTGTCGTGCTTAATAATACGATATATGGTGATGGGGAATTAATTGTAAAGGATGGGGATTTTGTTCATGAGGAGGTAAAGGAATTAGTAAGGAAGTTAAGGGGCGCCGCGTAATTTCATTTGTTTTTATTATAAAGCTCAAATATAAAGTCTCTAACCACAGCCAGGTATTTGTCTTTCTCCTCCCACATGGGCATGTGGGAGCTTTTCTCAAATAATACCAGTCTTGAATCTCTGATCTTGCTGCTCATCAACTCGGCAATTCTTGGCGTAACCTCATCGTACTTACCTGTTATTATTAATGTGGGTACCCTTATTTTATGGAGTTGATCTGTTATGTCGAAATCCTTTATTGTTCCTGTTATTGTGAATTCATTGGGGCCATTCATGATCGCATAGGTCCTCCTTTTCTGGGCATATTCAAAAGATACTTTAACGGGTTCTGGAAGTTCGTCGAGCCTTGTAACATGTTGTTTATAGAAGTATTGAACGGCCTCTAAATACTCTGGGTTCTGATAGTCCTGGATCTG is a genomic window of Vulcanisaeta souniana JCM 11219 containing:
- a CDS encoding DUF917 domain-containing protein, with the protein product MTEFYLSKQDVEDLVIGAAILGTGGGGDPYIGKLMVLQELEKGRKIRVVGVDDVDDEAFVVPVAAMGTPVVLIEKIPSGKEALYSLKLLENYFKRKVDFISPIEAGGINSTIPLVIAAERSLPVIDADGMGRAFPELQMVTYHVYGIKASPMAISDERGNAAILDTVDNFWAEKIARVITVKFGGSAWIAIYPTFGKPYKEAAIRGSISLAIEIGRALRESKAHGENPIDALLDVTHGFMLFKGKIVDIQRFNIGGFARGEATIEGLDEHKGSKLVIRFQNENLVAIRDGEIMASVPDLITVLDSESGKPITTERLRYGLRVIVIGIPCNEKWRTPKGLETVGPKYFGYDIDYVPIEVRMRKGDQL
- a CDS encoding DUF1177 domain-containing protein; translation: MSLVKYILDVIGLLDDPKVDGDKVHGFFKEKGLDKYMVINVERIKGDKGSTDFIKIIIPGTNGKSKGGNAPTLGVIGRLGGVGARPLIKGLVSDADGAIIALAVAYKLADMVSRGDELVGDVIITTHVCPNAVVTSHKPAPLISSPVDILELLRREVDSQMDGILSIDATKANLVVKGRGFAITPTIKDGWILKVSEDLINIYMWITGHLPIIVPITLQDVLPFSTPVYHINSIIQPWLYTHAPVVGIATITETVVPGSATDVANIVSLDEGSRFVIKIAKEFTSGNIRFYDENEWNTIVKIHGSIRELLLKGSPVASN
- a CDS encoding AroM family protein, which produces MVSVGFVTIGESPRDDITSEIKPIIGYDVGITECGALDGLSREDIASFIPKPGDYVLVTRLRNGTQVKLSRDLIVDRMQQCINKIEDKVDLIALLCTGDFPELRSRRLLIEPSNLVMNVIKSISNVNRLGIIVHDPDQINLEVNRWSKIVNEVIVTAVSAYRGSTDDFVKVANKLLDVDLIILDSLGYTIGMKEIVRKITNRPIMLPRTVLARTIRELIGKD
- a CDS encoding oligopeptide/dipeptide ABC transporter ATP-binding protein, producing the protein MSEFLIVDSVVKTYPARRRTIADFILRRRVPLIYAVNGASLKLDRGRTLVLLGESGSGKTTLGRLIVGLERPDSGRILVDGEEVPYVGNKAYVNSKLRGKLQMVFQDPSSSIDPFMSVKEIVSEPLTKLHLSKNEVMKAVNEALELVGLDKSFLNRRSSDLSGGQRQRVAIARAIITRPELVVLDEPTSALDASIQAQILNLLVKLQRELNLTYVFITHDARVAKFIADYVAVMYLGKVVEYGSADDVFNEPLHPYTQVLLSSVPTVGTRGLPKTIIGEVPSAISPPKGCPFWPRCPYATDACKAVYPQRRIIENREVYCHIYNKG
- a CDS encoding ABC transporter ATP-binding protein, translating into MGLVLDVEGLYVTYHTPDGDIPAVRDLSFGLNEGEILGIVGESGSGKSTLALALAGLLPRNAYVGAKKIVILNSNIDAASLRKALEDLRGVGIFMVFQDPFSSLNPLIRIREQLAEAYITRVKRTKGIRMSINDVDDGELINYLKRVNIPDPEVTLYRYPHQLSGGQIQRVMIAMALILEPRILIADEPTTALDVITQIQVLHELKKLVDDIRTSIIFITHDIALASTISDRLAVMYGGYFMEVGNTLDVLKEPLHPYTMGLVTSIPSKRKHEGYLPEIKGVYVPTKSKGCPFWPRCPYTKEACMKEVPELKEVKGRLVRCFMYE
- a CDS encoding ABC transporter permease; translated protein: MNSITEYVMRHKGLHALVRLLRKPDTAFGLVILALFYAWSIIEGALQVIGLLTGNPALGWKLLPYNPFQPHLSHSLQPPSLAHIMGTDDLGRDILSRVLYAAPSDALISLVVVGGGVLIGSIIGLIAGFYGGKTEEFNMWLTDLFLAFPALILAMVIEATFGHGYIYAMIAMIVVWWPSYARLFRAEAIRIKNMKYIDAAMLSGLSKINIIRKHMIKPALNTILPYATLDLGNVILFYSMLSFLGLGQQPPYPEWGSMVALGLEYFPKWWWYSLMPGLVILIIAAASALVGDGLRDLLGGEEKWV
- a CDS encoding ABC transporter permease, which translates into the protein MSIWTYIINRAIRAFILILGIIVLTFLLSHVLAPNPAHVWAGPHAAPSVIQAIVQEYHLNQPLYVQLYYYLISSLTFNFGVSPFFKQPVSELIAVYLPRTLQLIFVALILTGLIGIFSGAFAAEYKDEWGDYTVKVLYLISWCMPPFLAALLLQLFIAYDWGVLPPNLIADPTLSAPKFITGFPTIDALIESNWPYFWSSLRHLVLPAFALALISFGIITRITRSSMLLSLQADYIRAAIMRGVEKRRVVYVHALKNSMIPIVTLLALVFSWMISGSVIIETIFSYQGLGWLLTTALYNYDYPTVIGCSIVIGIAVVLANFVADVLYAIIDPRIKLG
- a CDS encoding ABC transporter substrate-binding protein, translated to MHGISKTVYIAVVFIIIVAIVIGAYYYIMTASHKPTTIKTTTNVTTPPPTTTVTCPLPSNTSVIVSIENEPPNSVDPATGFYAGEDEIMTNVYQGLIAFDVTNTSVTQFMPMLASSWWVAPNYTMYIFYIRHGAYFANGDPVNATTFWFSIYRVILMNQVDSSFYTNILYNGTEASITGYAIPWGACHALAFATGNNNFIINKTLCAYGLANILSNYNVHNETIQKVMSYPDQAIVVLNPYTVEFKLLQPYMFFLQDLAEYSASAVDPVFVDQNGGVVPNQQNTYMNTHTMGTGPYQVVQWVPGQMVVLQANPNYWAAELPPNETNIMLTPPKIKTVILEYTSSANQVMSMLESGKAQLMGPLSLPALPPLYLSTLEQNPCLKVVVEPPSAPTWLILMITLDAQKYPLNVTAVRVALVHAINYTEIIDTVAPGVGLPYVGPISPGMPFYNPSNLPPYNYDPNLSIEILKSLGFKLVLLNGTVINPNGQPLSLTLTYTSDDPAQVKIAQEVQVMLSQIGVQLTLNPVTTQQEEYLISQSCTAPTYPQMLIWYWYPSWPDPIYQDLVVQTNAMYSGIAGDVSCFNNTEVNSITNILPSVTNTTLITKYVTEVYNIIYQQAPDMWLYAIRQYWVQSCYVNGTYWNPGVLGYYFPLMYYNATVCVSK
- a CDS encoding DUF917 domain-containing protein: MYILNNEENVRDLVIGATILGTGGGGDPNEGLKLLMNVLNSGKLIRIMELNETQYSTVLAVPYYVGTVAPMASLRKPNRIKDPVYTAYIEYTKVLNGDITGFVATEMGGGNTPVAMYIASMLDKPVIDGDMIGRAAPELLQSTANIVGTSLSPAVVVSETGNIVIIKEYSDLDDYEAIARYISVLAGKHAVVMDTPMTKQQAEKAVVRGTLSLAMKLGRAVRETIEGGYDTALTVAKVLNGWIIFRGIIDKYDWKNEGGFLIGDLLIRGVGKWRGMAFRSWIKNEHIIAFVNDKPVVMPPDLIMVLGHEGPITNDKVRVGDEVSVVTTAAPVIWRSSRGLDLFGPRHFGFNYDYVPVEELVRSYGVIEHG